TGCCTTCGACTACGTGATTGGTAAGTGAATGCATGGAAAAGGTGAACTGTAATGTGCCTTACTTCACCTCCAGTTGGAGCTGGCACGGGGGGGAGTACACTTACCTCTCTTCTGGCCAAGCACAGCAACGGCACTGTGCTGCTCATCGAGGCCGGTGGCCAGTTCGGCCTGCTCAGCCGGATTCCCCTGCTGACCACCTTTCAGCAGAAGGGTATCAACGATTGGTCCTTCTTGTCGGTCCCGCAGCATTACTCCTCCAGAGGTCTCATTGACCGGCGCCAGTGCCTTCCCAGGGGCAAAGGTCTGGGTGGTTCCGCCAACCTCAACTACATGCTGCACTTCGAAGGCTACGGGGCGGACTTTGATTCCTGGCGTGATCTGCACAACCTGAGTGATTGGAGCTGGGCGCACATGCGATCTTTCATGGCAGCCGCTAAGCCCAAGCCGGCGGAAATGTTCGAAGTCCCTCGTGGCTATTCCAAGCTAAGTGAAGCCCTGGACGAAGCGCAGGCTGAGTTTGCGCACAAGGATTGGGTTTTTCGGCGTTCCAGATATAATATTAAGAATGGCCTGCGCCACTCGGTGTTGCAGCAGTTCTTGAACCCAGTGCTTCATAGCTCCAATCTTCGCCTGCTTCCCGAGGCATTGGTGAAGCGGATACAGCTGTCGCCCGACCGGCTGCCCCGTGCCACCTCCATTCTGGTTGGGACTAAGGATGAGGACAACAAGGAGCAGGAGTTTAGTGTCGAGGTGAGGAAGGAGTTGATCCTCTGCGCTGGAGCCTATCAAACTCCGCAGCTCCTCTTGGCCTCTGGAATCGGTGAGAGGAGCATCTTGGACAAGCTGGGCATTCCCCTGCAGCACCACTTACCTTCTGTGGGTCAGAACCTGCACGACCACTTCAACCTTCCCCTCTTCGTTTCGATGGGAGCCACAGGAGCCACGATTAATCAGAGAACACTCCTAAACCCCATGACCTTAATCAACTTCCTCAGCTCTGGGACCGGACCTCTGGGCAATTTTGGAGTACTGGGCAACGTGGCCAGCCATGGCGGATCCTCACCCTTCGGCATCACCTTCTTTGGAGCCGGCGCTATCGACGAGGCCTCCCTTATGTCCATATCCAACTTCAAGGGCGCCGCATTTCGAGCGCTCTTTCCGCGCTACTACAACGCCTCCCAGGAGGGATTCGTCGTGATCTCTAGCTGCCTGCAGCCCAGATCTCGAGGCTCCGTCGGCCTCCTTAACCGGCACATGCGACGGAATCCCCTGATCGATCCCAACTACCTCAGCCGGGAGGAGGATGTGGCCTGCACCATTGCGGCCATTAGGAGTGCCGTGAAGGTAAGGCTACTATTACAACTGCTCTATATTAACACATAATTAATCATCTTTTAGCTGGTCACCTCTGCAGCCTTTGCTTCACTGCATCCCCGAATCCACTGGCCAAAGCTGCAAGAGTGCTCCAACTTCGGTCCCTTTGAGAGGGACTTTTCCGAGCAACTGCCCTCGGATCACTACTTGGAGTGCCTGCTGCGCCACATTGGCCTCGGTTCTCATCATCCGGGCGGCACCTGTGCCCTGGGCAGCGTCGTGGACACCCAGCTGAGGTATATGCCCCTGAACCCACTAAATATCGATGATGAAACGTTCTCTGTAGATTACAGGGGGTGTCCAATGTTCGGATAGTGGATGCCAGCGTGCTACCCCGGCCCGTCTCGGGGAATCCCAACTCGGTGGTCGTCGCCATCGCAT
Above is a genomic segment from Drosophila kikkawai strain 14028-0561.14 chromosome 3R, DkikHiC1v2, whole genome shotgun sequence containing:
- the ninaG gene encoding neither inactivation nor afterpotential protein G, which produces MGMHFQKILVVGAIVIGFLSTLVLLVGTLLKDSIPNVLTPQERQYAFDYVIVGAGTGGSTLTSLLAKHSNGTVLLIEAGGQFGLLSRIPLLTTFQQKGINDWSFLSVPQHYSSRGLIDRRQCLPRGKGLGGSANLNYMLHFEGYGADFDSWRDLHNLSDWSWAHMRSFMAAAKPKPAEMFEVPRGYSKLSEALDEAQAEFAHKDWVFRRSRYNIKNGLRHSVLQQFLNPVLHSSNLRLLPEALVKRIQLSPDRLPRATSILVGTKDEDNKEQEFSVEVRKELILCAGAYQTPQLLLASGIGERSILDKLGIPLQHHLPSVGQNLHDHFNLPLFVSMGATGATINQRTLLNPMTLINFLSSGTGPLGNFGVLGNVASHGGSSPFGITFFGAGAIDEASLMSISNFKGAAFRALFPRYYNASQEGFVVISSCLQPRSRGSVGLLNRHMRRNPLIDPNYLSREEDVACTIAAIRSAVKLVTSAAFASLHPRIHWPKLQECSNFGPFERDFSEQLPSDHYLECLLRHIGLGSHHPGGTCALGSVVDTQLRLQGVSNVRIVDASVLPRPVSGNPNSVVVAIALRAASWILKSELQAGPASDLK